One genomic region from Candidatus Poribacteria bacterium encodes:
- a CDS encoding 7-carboxy-7-deazaguanine synthase QueE, whose protein sequence is MKFSELFHTIQGEGQLIGVPSVFFRTSYCNLRCVWCDTPYTSWEPEDKDISVAESVAAISQYGCKHVVITGGEPFIQPKALMELCYELDKRGHHITIETNATLFTEVAAHLISMSPKLRNSNPPSDNRFFKRHERERIRPDVIRKFLDTYPCQVKFVVDTPEDLAEIQALETEIGIPAETILLMPQGTTPAVLQQKQEWLVDLCKENGYRYSPRVHVDIWGDKRGV, encoded by the coding sequence ATGAAATTCAGCGAACTCTTCCATACGATTCAGGGGGAAGGACAACTTATCGGTGTTCCCTCTGTCTTTTTCCGAACGAGTTATTGCAACCTGAGATGTGTTTGGTGTGATACACCTTACACATCTTGGGAACCTGAAGATAAGGACATTTCTGTCGCTGAAAGCGTGGCTGCGATCTCGCAATATGGCTGTAAACATGTCGTTATTACCGGTGGAGAGCCGTTTATTCAACCAAAGGCGTTGATGGAACTCTGTTATGAATTGGATAAACGGGGGCACCACATCACAATTGAAACGAACGCCACACTTTTTACAGAGGTCGCGGCGCATCTCATTTCTATGAGTCCGAAGTTGCGTAACTCCAATCCGCCATCGGACAATCGTTTTTTCAAACGCCACGAACGCGAACGCATCCGTCCCGATGTTATCCGTAAGTTTTTGGATACGTATCCGTGCCAAGTGAAGTTTGTTGTGGATACGCCCGAAGATTTAGCGGAGATCCAAGCGTTAGAAACGGAAATCGGTATTCCTGCTGAGACAATTCTCTTGATGCCGCAGGGGACAACGCCTGCTGTGTTACAACAGAAGCAGGAATGGTTAGTTGATCTCTGCAAAGAGAACGGATATCGCTACTCTCCTCGTGTACATGTGGATATATGGGGCGATAAACGCGGGGTCTAA
- a CDS encoding AAA-like domain-containing protein, producing MRRFGTQGPVHPERNYIVSRSTELADFVMRVKEGRYIVIFAPRQTGKTTFFQRALDVFRKEEPAYFPIPLNFEEYEGCTPSVFYSGLYEDILEAIENVFARRGEVFPEALTEFLENAEITDHFSMRRFFRNFSKLLGDPRVILIIDEFDGIPKEAVRGFLHSLRRIYVSNSPSRCPHSVGIVGVKSITQLNYDRSISPFNIQDEFNLPNFTLEQVQELLGPYTDEVGQAFAPEVIEAIHKQTAGQPVLVNRFAQILTEELDIPKIEQINRDHFAQAHAQLLEENNVNIMHLLTNIRRDRRFETLLMKIASYDLGVRFTLQNEIIDELATYGVITKGSDGLCEILNPIYHYCIIQAFKPLVNGLENEYLPADNVAGFQDYLTPNGDIDMVTLLNNFQAFIARAGFRVLQVPDTPQEFIGQHLLLAYLDQFVQLVGGIMYLEVQTGRGRMDLLVYHNRKKYIVETKIWEGNGRYQIGKKQLAAYLKLEGTIEGYYIVFDHRQDPEPRVETETIDGVTVRSYVIPVVQERPSDEGV from the coding sequence ATGAGACGCTTTGGAACGCAAGGTCCTGTTCATCCAGAGAGAAACTATATTGTCAGTCGCTCCACTGAACTTGCGGATTTCGTTATGCGCGTCAAAGAGGGACGTTACATCGTTATCTTTGCGCCTCGGCAGACCGGCAAGACGACTTTCTTCCAGCGCGCCTTGGATGTATTCAGAAAGGAAGAACCTGCCTACTTCCCAATCCCGTTGAATTTTGAGGAATATGAAGGCTGCACGCCGTCGGTTTTTTACAGTGGTCTCTATGAGGATATTCTCGAAGCGATAGAAAATGTTTTTGCGAGGCGCGGAGAGGTGTTTCCTGAAGCATTGACAGAATTTTTGGAGAATGCAGAGATAACCGATCATTTCTCAATGAGAAGATTTTTCAGAAATTTTTCCAAACTCTTGGGTGATCCGCGCGTCATCCTTATCATAGACGAGTTTGATGGTATCCCGAAGGAAGCCGTGAGGGGTTTTTTGCATTCGCTGCGCCGTATCTATGTCTCAAATTCACCTTCCCGATGTCCGCATAGTGTCGGCATTGTCGGTGTCAAGAGTATCACGCAGCTCAACTACGACAGGTCCATCTCTCCGTTTAATATTCAAGACGAATTCAACTTGCCAAATTTCACACTTGAACAGGTGCAAGAACTGCTTGGACCATATACAGACGAGGTCGGGCAAGCCTTTGCACCCGAAGTTATTGAAGCCATTCATAAGCAGACTGCCGGACAACCTGTGCTCGTCAACCGATTTGCGCAGATTCTCACGGAAGAACTGGACATCCCGAAAATCGAACAGATTAACCGCGATCACTTCGCACAGGCACACGCGCAGCTCCTTGAAGAGAATAACGTTAATATTATGCATCTACTTACCAATATCCGCAGAGATAGACGGTTTGAAACACTCCTAATGAAAATTGCCTCTTATGACCTTGGGGTACGCTTCACACTTCAAAATGAGATCATCGATGAACTCGCTACGTATGGGGTCATTACAAAAGGAAGTGATGGTCTCTGTGAGATTCTCAACCCGATCTATCACTACTGCATCATACAAGCATTTAAGCCACTCGTGAATGGACTTGAGAATGAGTATCTTCCCGCAGACAACGTCGCCGGTTTTCAGGATTATCTAACTCCCAACGGCGATATTGACATGGTGACACTACTCAATAACTTTCAGGCTTTCATTGCGCGTGCTGGGTTCCGCGTTTTGCAAGTGCCAGATACACCACAGGAGTTTATTGGACAGCACCTACTGTTGGCATATCTTGATCAGTTTGTCCAACTTGTTGGGGGTATAATGTATCTTGAAGTCCAAACAGGACGCGGACGGATGGATCTGCTTGTTTACCATAATCGCAAAAAATACATCGTTGAAACGAAGATTTGGGAAGGCAATGGTCGCTATCAAATCGGAAAGAAACAGCTCGCGGCATACCTGAAATTGGAAGGAACAATTGAAGGATATTATATCGTATTTGATCATCGTCAGGATCCTGAGCCGCGTGTTGAGACTGAGACGATTGACGGTGTAACAGTCCGGAGTTATGTGATTCCTGTTGTGCAAGAACGACCTTCGGATGAAGGAGTATGA
- a CDS encoding VOC family protein, producing MAVTFHHVHLRCEDLEGAVRYYEEMFDGKVDETVEVRGLKIVRMEIGGERIFLSPKFGDMEVEDTSGNPRWGVYQLAFTVEDLDAEVERLQAKGAELEDLKPNGLMMAFFKGPDNVQIELIEA from the coding sequence ATGGCAGTTACATTTCACCACGTTCATCTTCGTTGTGAAGATTTAGAAGGTGCAGTTCGTTATTACGAAGAGATGTTTGATGGCAAAGTTGATGAAACCGTTGAGGTCCGCGGCTTAAAAATTGTCCGAATGGAAATCGGTGGGGAGCGGATTTTCCTCTCACCTAAGTTCGGGGATATGGAAGTCGAAGACACCAGTGGCAACCCACGCTGGGGTGTCTACCAACTCGCTTTTACGGTAGAAGACTTGGACGCTGAGGTCGAGAGACTCCAAGCGAAAGGCGCGGAACTCGAAGATTTGAAACCCAACGGGTTGATGATGGCGTTCTTCAAGGGACCCGATAACGTTCAGATTGAACTCATTGAGGCTTAG
- a CDS encoding WYL domain-containing protein, with protein MPYCTVCKIETDYEYDIALSNGEYLHYSCILMLQMQKHEIETVLRTQNSQLILSLFVPTEGAQQDIASETEIEDLRAKLATLESILTGLYDYLPCWPPDWEERKRILIRENGSFCALCDEEADVYLVHDIPVFEGGTNKLDELTLYCAECYRSGFREVDIFGTSTLKPSQSEFSEQFSAIQSAIDNDQRIQFDYKKPSNKRWMTRVVVPERLLNIPNSRESGETLCVEGFCELRQDTRVFALERMQNLEVIEDW; from the coding sequence ATGCCGTATTGTACTGTGTGTAAGATAGAAACTGATTATGAATACGATATAGCACTCTCTAACGGGGAGTACCTCCATTATTCGTGTATTCTCATGTTGCAAATGCAAAAACATGAGATTGAAACCGTACTACGGACACAGAACTCACAACTCATTTTGTCGCTCTTTGTGCCAACTGAGGGAGCACAACAAGATATTGCCTCCGAGACCGAGATTGAAGACTTACGCGCGAAACTCGCGACGTTAGAATCCATTTTAACCGGACTTTATGACTATCTACCGTGTTGGCCTCCGGATTGGGAAGAGCGGAAACGGATTCTTATCCGGGAAAACGGTTCTTTCTGTGCACTTTGTGACGAAGAGGCGGATGTCTATTTGGTACACGATATTCCGGTATTTGAAGGTGGGACGAATAAATTGGATGAGCTCACCCTGTACTGTGCTGAATGTTACAGGAGTGGATTCCGTGAAGTCGATATTTTTGGGACTTCTACGCTAAAGCCGTCGCAATCGGAGTTCTCGGAACAGTTTTCCGCAATCCAGTCTGCTATTGACAACGACCAAAGAATCCAGTTTGATTATAAGAAGCCGAGTAATAAAAGATGGATGACGCGCGTGGTGGTACCGGAGCGGTTGCTGAATATCCCCAACAGCCGAGAATCGGGTGAGACCTTGTGTGTCGAGGGGTTTTGCGAGTTACGACAAGATACTCGCGTTTTTGCACTTGAGCGGATGCAAAACTTAGAGGTGATTGAGGATTGGTGA
- a CDS encoding STAS domain-containing protein, translated as MTTQIRQRNSISILEPSGKIVGSAVSELREAISPQIADFDAPRILINFENVNMIDSAGLGALMEARALSNRKQGRIGVMNVGKHIKNLIVLSRIVSLFEHFDSEDAAVSALSA; from the coding sequence ATGACAACGCAAATTCGCCAGCGAAATAGTATCTCGATTTTGGAACCCAGTGGAAAGATTGTTGGATCCGCAGTATCGGAATTACGGGAAGCGATTTCCCCACAAATAGCGGATTTCGATGCACCACGTATCCTTATCAATTTCGAGAACGTTAATATGATCGACAGTGCCGGACTCGGTGCCCTTATGGAGGCACGCGCCCTCTCAAATCGAAAACAAGGTCGCATCGGTGTCATGAACGTCGGCAAACATATCAAGAACCTGATCGTCCTCAGCCGAATCGTCAGTCTCTTTGAACATTTCGACAGTGAGGATGCTGCAGTTTCGGCATTATCCGCCTAA
- a CDS encoding STAS domain-containing protein, with protein MTTQIRQQNGISILEPNGKIMGTAASELWDVISPQIEASDTPRILINFENVNRVDSSGLGALMIARAAVARKKGRVGVINVSKHISNLIVLSRLASLFERFDNEEAAVSALSA; from the coding sequence ATGACAACGCAAATTCGCCAGCAAAACGGCATCTCGATTTTGGAACCCAATGGAAAAATAATGGGAACTGCAGCCTCAGAATTATGGGATGTGATCTCACCGCAGATAGAAGCATCCGATACACCCCGCATCCTTATCAATTTCGAGAACGTCAATAGAGTCGATAGTTCAGGACTCGGTGCGCTCATGATCGCACGTGCCGCTGTAGCACGAAAGAAAGGGCGTGTTGGGGTCATCAATGTCAGCAAACATATCAGTAACTTGATTGTTCTGAGCAGACTCGCGAGCCTTTTTGAACGATTCGACAACGAGGAAGCTGCAGTTTCGGCATTATCTGCCTAA